The Phyllopteryx taeniolatus isolate TA_2022b chromosome 11, UOR_Ptae_1.2, whole genome shotgun sequence genome includes the window gtttcatGCTGTAATTGTACTTTGAGGCATCTGCCACAAATGCAAGGAAATGTaaccctattattattattattattattattattattattatccatccaatTAAATTTAGAGTTAATACAGCAGTAGCTAAAATTGACCACACGGTGACGGAGTTGCGCATgaggacattttgttttttcccctctcaatgtgtttgtttaaaaaaaaagagctgtttttatagtaaaaaaaaaaaataggaacaaATATTAAGAAATGTAAACTTGATGATTAACTTCAAATCCGTACAGACTTAATGTAACATGCGCAGGCCTAATTTTGTCTCGAAAAGCAAGAGGAagtgttttttcaaatatgttttattattattattattattacgcaAATTGCCTATTTCGATGGAAATTGGcttcaatatatttaaaatacgaATGGGcgttttggtgtttttcttcagtattTCGATACGTTCCTCCCATTTGATCCGTCCCGCCTCCATGGTATCCCGCTTATGACGTCGCCTAGGGTAAACTTTTTCTTCCCAGAGGCAAACGTGATTTTGTATCAACAGGTCTCCGCAAGTAACTGCGTCAAAGCTCTACTCGTGTGATGTAGGTCAGTCGTCGTACAGTCGAGTCTACTTTGGTATAAttatcaaatttgtagtttTTCGCCCGCTTGGACCCAGAATTTATAGAGGAAAAATGGCAAAGAAGTTGACTCCATCTGGCTGGTTTGGATTTATACTCTCCACTGCAACCATGGCACTGACTGTGTGGAATTCCATCAGCggtaatgtgtttgtttacttgggttcttttaattttttcacGCCTCCACACAAGCAGGTTTTACTCGATCCAAGAGTGTTTGGACGTGACAGGAATGCATCAGGGACACATTTAAAAGCCTTTGCAAGTGCCAATCCGTGGAGCACTTTAAGGACCTGACGAGCAAAACCTActttaatgtttgtttgtttttctgtgctACATCTCCCTATTGTCGTAAAATCTgcgtttttaattttttttttatgtgtgaaaGTGAAACATAATTGGAAAAttagttttcattttgactGACTCGTGAGGATGAACGTAAACATATTGATTAAATACTTAAAGTGAAATATTGCGGGTTTTTTTGTTGAACTTAATTATAACAAATATTATTATAGCTTTATGTGTTAGTGTAGTGTACTGATGATCATTTTAAACTTCTCTTGTTCCAGTCGCTTAAAAGCAAGATTGCACACTTACCGGCTAATTTGTTTCTAAGTAtttagtttttggtttttttacgtgattcataaaaaatatatatatttatggaaTTACTGCTCCAGGTAAACTGATGGAAATTGGTGTcggtacatttgtttgttcaaaCTATACTTTTGGATCTTGGACTCTGTATCAAGAGTATCCCTTACTTTCCAGTGTTTGAATCAAACAAATAGTATAACTCAACAGCCTTTTGATATCCAAATAtggttttctattttatttcaacCCCATTTTATTTCAAccctattttgtgtttttatttcattgatttttCTAACCCTTGTATGTctatattttctctctctctctctctctctctctctctctctctctctctctctctctctctctatatatatatatatatatatatacacacacacacatatatatatacacatatatatacacacacacacacacacacacatacatatatatatatatatacacacacacatacatacatacacacacggctGCTGTATAAAAAGGCGGCTTTTTTTCTAGActctctgacatgaaatcagattaACTTTTCCTGtgttaggtcaattaggatgacCAAAATTATTGCTATTTACTAAATGCCAGAGTAGTGAGagaatgattgtttttagaatatATATGAAACAATACAGTCATAGCCAGTTTAATTAAAATCTAAAACCTAATGTGACTGTGTAAATAGCCCAGGAAGCCAGCAAGCCTCTCCAATGGCCTGTCAGGACCTCTGAGCCCCTGGTTGTGCAAAGCCATGCTTCAAAGGTGTACCTCAGTCCGGATGAGCTCAGACAGCTCCATTTCAAGACCACAGAGTCCATCCAGTTGTCAGAAGGACATGAGGCCAAGTTCAGCTGCTCCATTGATATTCCTGATACCCAACTGGAGCCTACCATATTGTGGATGAAGAACGGCCACGACCTGGCTACTAACATGCAGGTGCTGATTAATGAACTGCAGACCATCACGGACAGAGCAACGACGCTCCTCTCCACTGTCAGGTATGTGGCCCAGGATTTCCTTTTGGCCTTCTTCTGCTTTAATGATGCACTCTCTTAAATGAAAGGAAAGACCAAAACAAATAAGACAGCTAGTTTGGGATGGGAGGTGTATATTTTATTACAAACACTTTTCTTCAGAAATATTGGATTTTTCTCTGCATGCTCAAAGTTTAGATCATTGACAGAACAGCAAAGAAGACTGAGGAATCACTTCATTGTATTATTGACTGACATCCCATCAGATTATTCTGATAACATCGTTATTCTACTCACTGGCTATTTGGGCCatatttgctttttgtttggtgtCGTGATAGAACGGACCCCCTGAACTCAAACAAAGTCCATTTCAGGAAGCTGCTCAACTTAAATTTGTTTAGAATAGTTTgcaaaaatggttaaaaaagaaatgttttgccttaaaaacaaaactctaCACTATATATATCGTTTTAAGTAGCATATAAGGATAGTGAAATGTTATGAAAGTACAAACTGAAGTCATGAAAATAACTTTCTTTAAAATGACGATTCAAGTATACTTGCTTTTGCTTTTATATTGCTTTTGCTGTGATTTTAACCATACTGTAAATCAAAGTGGGAGCTGgcttgtttttcaaaaagaagGCTGGCTTGACTTTAGGAATAAGTGTTCtattgttgtcattgttgttttcctctttgactTATCGTCATTGATACTATTGTGAAAGGGTATACACATAAAAAAGGCAAGAACACTGTAAATCCAGACTAGGAAGTGAGGGAGTGAATGAAGACCTTGTTTGGGATCTGGATTTCTTTCTGGATATTTGTATGGCTTTTGGACTACATTTTACTTAAAATTTTAGGTTGAATTTAACTGCTTAAATTTCCAGGATCCGCTGTTGTTTCTTTGGCATCACAGTTTTTTCATGAAACAGTTTTATGAAAGTAATGTCTTAAAATCTGTTACAGCATTACCCAGGTGCAGAGGGCTGATGCTGGCGAGTACCGCTGCAGGCTCAGCATCGGCAACATGATGGTGGAGTCTCAGCCTATCAGCATCAGAGTAGAAGGTAATTCCAAAGGCATTGGGACTTGTTTAGAGATCCTCATTTATCACAATCATGAATTTTTTCATCTTTGTAGGTCTTCCGACATTTATCCAGCAACCTGAGGATAGAAACATAACAAAGGACACTCCTTTTACTCTATCATGTGAGGCGGTAGGACCTCCAGACCCCGTTAACATTCGCTGGTTGCGTGATGGAATACCTGATGGTGCCTACTATAAATCCCCCAGCAATTACAATGTGGAAGGTGAGCcaaaatctttattttgttgCCATTTGAAGGTaataatggcaaaaaaaaacaatacaatgcaaagcaaaacagtttttaaacatcaaatcaaatattttggtgTCATTATTTCTGCACATAGAAAACTTAAACTTTAtactatattattttaaagaaatattagTGATGAAGTAGTTTCTCCAGGTGCAAGTGTTTtacttatattatattattaatgaGGCGgtacgttggacgactggttaaagcgtctgcctcacagttctgaggtctggtgttcaatccccggccacgcctgtgtgtagtttgcatgttctccccgtggctgcgtgggttttctccaggcactccggtttcctcccacatcccaaagacgtgcatggtaggttgattgacgactctaaattgtccataggtgttaatgtgagtgcgaatagttgtttgtttatatgtgccctgcgattggctggcaaccagatcagggtgtaccccgcttcctacccgatgatagctgggataggctccaacgcgcccgcgacccgagtgaggagaagcggctcagaaaatggatggatggatattattgaGTATTGCACTTTAATTTAATTGGTTGTGTGGCTCTTCACTAAAGTTTGTGTTGATTCTTATTTATCTCTGCTATTTATTTGTATCACTGTATTGTTCAGAATATATACTGTGTCCTTGAGGCTCAGGCACTTTGGCTTCAGATATATATTGTGAGGTTTAACAGCAAATACACAATCCAAAGAGGCTGTCTGTTAATTAGTCTGTGTTTAGAAGAAATTGGAGACACAATATAATGCCTTTTGAGTAAATATTACTGTATGATACTGTATTGTATGAtatccaggaaaaactctattaccatgtcagaatttgatacagttgaccaaaaaactgtagagaaaatggttcagcagctgaaaccatcaacgagctgtcttgactcaatactgtctgtttttttttttctcaaagctattgtgaagtctgtgctagctgatttgcagcaaataccgtaatttctcgtgtataatgcgcgcccccaaagttgacctaaaaaaatctggaaaacccttctacctttgtataatgcatttttacaatgcatgattttgcttctacccatatgatcaaaacataaagtatttttttcaaataattattatgaagttaagcactttatttgaacatgtaatacgttttttatttacttgctcttattttgaaattcacaacctTACTTTTACAAACCTTACAAACCACAACTCAACTCAGATAATTGTCTTTGGCAATAAagaagaggattgctgttagtatatacctggagtcactctctttaaaaaccaaagtccaagtccaaaaccttggtgtactgatagattctgacctgactttcaacagtcatatcaaatcaattactaaaagtGCCTTCTATCATctcaagaacatatccagagtgaaggcttgcatgtgccaagcagaccaggagaagctcatccatgcttttatctcaagtagactctGCTAttttaatggtcttctgactggactctccaaaaagagcatgaaacagctgcagctcattcagaatgctgaagctcgggttctgaccagaacaaagaggtcagagcatattactccaattctaaagtctttacactggctgccagtcagctttagaataaattTTAAAGTTCctctactggtctataaatcacaaaatggtttaagtcctgaatacatgaaagaaatgctaatgctatATAAACCCagagattgacagactcaggtcaaatggTGGAGCacggagtccaaagcaaacatcgtgaagcagcatttagccattatgctgcacacaaatggaataagttgccaacagatgtgacgtcagccccaagtgtgaatgtttttaactcCAGGTTAGaaaccattcttttttttcctcatgctttttggagcacttccacttttaaatatttcttgcactgtatgcttttttatttgtacttttattttatttttttctctttgttttaaatgtttatcagctgtttttttctttgtttttaaatgctgttaatcaggtaaagcacattgagtgaccttgtgtttgaaatgcgctatataaatacatttgctttgctttgctatgaGTCTTGGACCAATGCAACATTGCAAAAGTAGCTCACTGTAGAAACTCAACAGTATTATTAAACCAGTATAATTTCGTGGTCTAATGAATGAAGCAATCATCAGCAGAAATGTACTTCTTGTGGAGACAAAGTAAGCTTGCGTTTACTTAGGTTGCATTGGCCTGTTGGTGGTTTCTATTCTGCTATCTCAGCATCTCTGCTGTGCTTATACAAAGAGATTCTTACCACCCCTGTTGGTGTTATTGAGGCTATCATTAGTGTCCCTGAGCATTTAACAGCAGCCATTTTTGCAAGGTTAGTTATTTTCTAGACCCAACAAATTATCTGTTAGAGGGCTCTTATTTTGGCCcttatttcctttatttttttaaggctaTTTGGCTTGAGAAAATGGAAAACTAAAGGCTTTCAACAATTCTGAGGTGGACATACTGAAATGGCAAAACCCAAAtggattttaatatttttagtttaaaaagcaGCTATTTGGGAACATGAGTTTCATATTGTATTAAATGGTGCCTCTTTTCTGAAAAAACATTTGCTATGAGAAGGATAGCCTCAAGGCTCAGTGTGTCCTTCAGACTAAACGCTCTCACTGTGTGGTGACATAGCCAGTAGTGGAATGGGTTAAAGGTTCAGATTTGTGCTTTGGTCCAGTGTGTGCGAGGGCCGAGGCAGGATGGGGCTGAAGTGGGGGTTATACAGGCATTCTGTCCGGGGCTTGGCTCCGGAGACAAAGACTTCATTCACAGGACAGCCTACTCGTCGGGCAGGGAGGGGCTAGGGGCTACAGGCTACCACAGCTCAATACTTTCATTGCACACATTGCACTTGTCTTATGCAACAAGTGCTACTATTTCCTCTGAAGGCTTCTATAAATATTTATGtcaaatgtcattaatctgCCATAAAGAACATACACAATCAGTTTTGGGATGATGGCTGACctatttgttttgaatttaaagctataatgtatttttctcaTCGGAAATGATTCAAATAATGTGTTAACATTTCACTTTCTAAATGGCCATAAAAATGTAAGCAAAGAAAGTCAATTGCAAGATTTATACACAAAGATTATTGACAAAATAGGAGGGAGTGATAAAAGTCACAGCTTCACCACACACATCTTACAGCATTTCTTAACATCAATggttacatacagtaattgtaaaaaaaataaaataatgctaaAACATTTTGCCTTTGATAACAAGTGATGACACATATTGCAGCTGGCCACTCAGCGGGTTACTCGTGAGTGGCTATCACAAGCTTTTGTGTACTCTGACTGCATTGGTCCATTAGTCGTTTCTATTCTGCTTTATCTCCGCTGCCTTAGCATCTCCACTGTGCTGATACAAAGAGATTTGTACCACCAAGGTCGGTGTCACTGACACTGGAGTTATTTACATCTTTGAATATGTATCAGTGTATGTAATGTTCAATATACcatagtacagtatattcttcTCTTATCATCACTTCTTATCATCTTATTCTCTTAAAACCCTATACGTATTTAGTCCTTCTTTTGGAGTAAGGGCtgcaaaaaagccacaaaaagaaataaaaaaactaaaccaaaaCAGATGCTCAGTCAAACctttgatgctcactgaactgagcTATACTGTAGTCATGGACACGAATTTTCTAATGAGACATTGTATTTGTCCTATTGAATGACTTAAAATGTATGGCCAAGTTTGCAATTTTAATCAACAAGAGAGTCTACGTAATGGCAACATAATGCATCGTAAATTGATCTTGCAGTTTACCTCGCATGAAGCAAGATGAAGTTGGGTTCACTGAAACGGGGTGGTACACTGTAGGAAAATAACGTCTCTCTCTATTTGTCAGTACTTTACTTTATAAATGGAAACGTAATGTTTCAGGCAGCTTCCAAAAACCTCATAATTATAGGTTGCTAGAAAAATCAGTCCCTGAAAATCAGTCATGAATGAAgtttccctttttgtttttttcacatttaacaAGAATGACTTGTTCACGTAGCGACTCGAGTCGAACCTGCTCACTTCCCACTTTGCTCCCAACATCTGTTGGCTGTGCACTTTAAAAGTGAGGCATGCAGTCATGGCATTTTTACAACTGGACTAGAAATTCCCTAAGGTATTTGCACTTTACTCCCCAAAGCTTTGCTGAATTGTGCAACTCCTCAGTTAATTGCACATCAGACTTGGAGAATCATTGTCATTTAAAGTCAAAAGCAGAAATGTGGTGCAGTTAGTGTTTGGGTAAAATGTGTGGCACTGTTTACACTGGTGCTCCAGAGAAGGTCAATTTCTCTCCGGCTGTGTTGTGGCTAGCTTGGCTTCCGAAACGGAGCACAAAAGGGACACGTGTTCCAGTCCTTTGCTAACGGAGCAAAGCTTGAGATAATAAGACAGCATAACACggcagaaaagtttttttttaaccttggagTATAATGAAGAAGGAACTCTCCTCTAATGTATTATTTCACACCTTTTGTCCTCTGAAACAGAGAGAATAGTTGTCTTTATTTGGCATTTATATTTCCCCCAAATAATCAGTGCATACTGACTTTGACACTGACCATAACCCATCCTTTCTAATGTGTCTGCTGCAGGTGTCAACAAGTATACTCAGTTCAGCTGCGAAGCTTACAATTCGAAGGGGGTCAGTACATCCAGAGAGGGAAACATCAACATTAAAGGTAAACATATGGTGTGTGAATGCTAATGATATTAATTGCCCAATCACGTGATGTCCACATGGCATTCAGTGGTTCAGTgattttactgtactgtatgctaTGTtatacacagtggaacctcctgAAATGCCTCTTAAGTCATAAAATTGCAAGTTAAACCGACATTTTCTGGaactgttctgaaaaaaaaatatgcctcagGAGTTAcacaaaaacttaaatatcaaaCTCTCATTATATAATCTTACCAACATATCTCGCAAGGCGTCCGCTAATCAGAGAAAAATGAGACGTCAGCTTACTATAATGATGTTATGTATGATGCGTGTACAACCACTGTCACAGTCTCGTTTTGGTGACATTTCTCCACATTAAAACACTTTTAGTTACTaattggaaggtgtgtgtgtgtgttaattttgACCtgtattgtgcgtgtgtgttttaatcTTGAGCTGTATTGTGCTTTTGCCAATGTTGAAAatagatttgtgttttgtagTGCTTCCCAGTACCGTGTCGAACATGACTGTAATTGCGAGAGAGTCCAGTAAGTTGATGGTGAGCTGGGTGCCCGGACATGACGGCTTCTCGCCGTTGGTCAAGTGCCACATTAGGGTGAGTGTCACATCTGCTCGTAGATGTTTTAATTACCTTCAGACAGATCATTGCATGTTCTCTGTGCCATTCAAGTTGAAAGAGGTGAGCCGCAGGATAGGGGAGGTGACAATAACCAGGTTCATCAACGTAACGGTGCCGCCGTTCCAGTGTGAAGTCCCTGGGCTGCAAGCCATGACATCTTACAACATGAGCGTTTCCTGTAGCAATGAGGTGGGGGCTTCGCCGGTCTCCCCTTGGATCCATAGCAACACAACAGAGGGAGGTGTGTGACTATTTAAGGAACCATCCATCTATTTACAAGGAAATATAATTTCAGTTCAGGATGAATGTTATCTGCGTCGTCGGCCATTGTTTTAAGGAACATGGCATCCATAGTGTTCGATATTgtataattttatttgtattgcttCGATCCACAGCAAAAGATACCTGACAATACTATTCATATGAAGCAAGTTTTCAATTTGGACCACACATTCTTCGACTCAGCCATTTACGTTGACTCGATTATGTTGACAGCAGCCAATAATGAGTACTTATGCTAATATAATTTCTCCTAAAGTATGTTAAATGTAATCACTGTCCCCACTGCATGTGGGGACTGGAACATACTACCTGGTTTCCCTTTGGCAAGTTCCTCTAGTTTTCCTATGAGGAAATAGGAGCGGTCTCACTGAAAGGGTTCCAACAGGGCCGAGTTTCCCTGCAAGGGCCACAGTGGGGAATATTTAGCCCGGAAAGGACCACATACCAAACTGTTATCAAAGTTTAAACAGGACATTCTTTATATAATTGGCTTTTTCCCCATAAAAGGTACAGTATTATGCTGTCATgttacaacccaattccaatgaagttggaatgttgtgttaaacataaataaaaacagaatacaatgatttgcaaatcatgttcaacctatatttaattgaatacactacaaagacaagatatttaatgttcaaactgataacctttattgtttttagcaaataaccaataacttttatggctgcaacacgttccaaaaatgttaggacagggtcatgtttaccactgtgttacatcaccttttcttttaacaatattcaataaattagagcgtcagcctcacagttctgaggacccgggttcaatccccggccccgcctgtgtggagtttgcatgttctccccgtgcctgcatgggttttctccgggcactccggtttcctcccacatcccaaaaacatgcattcattggagactctaaattgcccgtaggcatgactgtgagtgcgaatggttgtttgttcctatgtgccctgcgattggctggcaaccagttcagggtgtaccccgccttctgcccgatgatagctgggataggctccagcacgcccgcgaccctagtgaggagaagcggctcagaaaatggatggatggatattcaataaacgtttgggaactgaggacactaattgttgaagctttgtaggtggaattctttcccattcttgcttgatgtacagctttagctgttcaacagtccggttttctccaaaacctgtatgtacctttcagaattaatggtgccttcacagatgtgtaatttacccatgccattagcactaacacagcgtcataccatcacagatgctggcttttgaactttgcgtccataacagtccggatggttcttttcctctttggcccagaggacacgacgtccacaatttgcaaaaacaatttgaaatgtggactcgtcggaccacagaacatttttccactttgcatcagtccatcttagatgagctcgggcccagagaaaccggcggcgtttctgggtgttgttgataaatggcttttgctttgcatagtagagtttccagttgcacttacggatgtagcgccgaactgtattcactgacattgattttctgaagtgttcctgagcccatgtggtgatatcctttacacattgtcggtttttgatgcagtgcaatACTGTAATAGTACTATCCCTCTTTTATCCAATATTCCCAGTGCCATCAGTTTATCCTCGAAATGTCACTGTGCACCTGAATGAAACATGGCTGGTAATCAGGTGGAAGCCTCCGCCGGATGATAAGATCAACGGTATCCTGCAAGGCTATGACATTATAGTCCGACATGGGACGCAAGTGAATAAGGTAAGCAACTGAGTCTGTTTGAGTTTTGAAGACATATGGTAAGTTGAGGTACATTAATTGACCATTATCTTTCCCCATATTCTACTGCATGTAGTCAAATCTCATTCCTACTAATTacacatattttacacattatgtatgtatttgtgtatgCAAGAAACGTCCATCCATAAAACAGTTTCTACATTCATGGGTGTGTCCAGCACCAAATGATTAGCCAAATTTTGCATTTTCACCAAATATCCCAATCTTACATAGCTGTAAAAGTTACTTTCTCATATtaacaaaatggcaaaataatgACTAATATGAAGCCAATAGGTCAGCGAATTTAGCTCTGCCATCAACAAGCTAAGTAAAGAGGGGAGAAACTGTTATTACCTGTTTATAAAaatggtcatttttttcccacaatgtttgtctgtaaatgcaaatgtttgtttgcattgCAGTAGTGCTTTCTAAGACAATGGTATATTTCCTGGTTTTCCTATCTGTGTGGAAGTTAAGGAAACCagtgtgtttttcttcatttccaaTGTAGCTGTGAGTCATCTCAGGTTCAATTGAATATGAATACAACAGGATGTATATTGTAGACTTCAATCTCCCTTGTGTTATGCGTTGCTGCTGATGTCACAACAGTACATACAAAAGTTTTTCAATATCAACACTGACTGGAAATGAGTGTGCATAAATGTATACCACACTTTGTTAGTGTCGTAAGCACATGCTCAGCTTGGTGCCACACATATGACAGATAGTGTGAATCATGGGTTCTGCATGGCCTGTCGGACAGTCAGCATATTGGGAGCACAAAGGAAGCGGAGATGCTACCACAATGCACTGTTGTGAAATATAAGACTGTCTGTCACATGATCACCCCCATTGCAGCAGGTCAAAAACGTTTCCTTTTTTCTGGGTATTATAACTTGTAGCCAGCACACActgttttggggaattttttgGGCAGGGGAGGTTTCTTCCTTAAAGTGAGGCTCTTCCTCAAGGGAGATTTTATGGTTGTAGTTTTtgcttgttaaaaaaacatgtatagAGAGAAAAAAGGGGAAGGTGTAAGGCATTACAGCAGCACGGCTTTGAGATGTCACATTAAATGTTCCACTTTTATATTTGCCACTTGCCTTATTGAACCATTAAACCTGTGACCTTATTTTTTTCCGCTTCTTATCTCTTCACATTAACCTCTAAAAGATAAGTGCAGAAGAAATTATAATGATGTGATTTAAGGCACCATTATCCATCTCATTATGTTGTTTAGATCCACAGTTACACCAACACAGCCTTTGTAGCAGTGCACGATTTCAACACCACATACAGTGTGGAGGTGGCTGCATGCACACGTGCTGGGAGCGGTATGGTCAGCCCACGTGTCTGGCTGTTTGTGCCAGAGGACAGTAAGTTGTTGTCACATATTGACAGTTTATACTCTTTTATGATACTtaatgatgtttaaaaaaattgatgTATGAAGTCTTCA containing:
- the mertka gene encoding tyrosine-protein kinase Mer isoform X2; amino-acid sequence: MAKKLTPSGWFGFILSTATMALTVWNSISAQEASKPLQWPVRTSEPLVVQSHASKVYLSPDELRQLHFKTTESIQLSEGHEAKFSCSIDIPDTQLEPTILWMKNGHDLATNMQVLINELQTITDRATTLLSTVSITQVQRADAGEYRCRLSIGNMMVESQPISIRVEGLPTFIQQPEDRNITKDTPFTLSCEAVGPPDPVNIRWLRDGIPDGAYYKSPSNYNVEGVNKYTQFSCEAYNSKGVSTSREGNINIKVLPSTVSNMTVIARESSKLMVSWVPGHDGFSPLVKCHIRLKEVSRRIGEVTITRFINVTVPPFQCEVPGLQAMTSYNMSVSCSNEVGASPVSPWIHSNTTEGVPSVYPRNVTVHLNETWLVIRWKPPPDDKINGILQGYDIIVRHGTQVNKIHSYTNTAFVAVHDFNTTYSVEVAACTRAGSGMVSPRVWLFVPEDKSGPSPSSSPGTKIPDSVSVVLGVVCGVCLLMLVLWVAICIHNRTSDSWLGTLLGSGQKQQPIVQYKPQRSYNRSAVGITLVNLGVSDELHAKLQDVMVMRNLLSIGKVLGEGEFGSVVEGHLKQPDGTSEKVAVKTMKLDSFSQREIEEFLNEAACMKDFYHPNVIRLLGVCLEMGAVHFPKPMVILPFMKYGDLHTFLLRSRLEENPVFLPTQTLLKFMVDIASGMEYLSGRNFLHRDLAARNCMLRDDMTVCVADFGLSKKIYSGDYYRQGRIAKMPVKWIAVESLADRVFTVKSDVWAFGVTMWEIATRGMTPYPGIQNHEIYDYLLEGHRLKQPTDCLDDLYEIMYSCWRADPLDRPLFFQLREMLEKITERFPESFSKEDIIYINTSFQDESPDGEATEHPVFSYSPSCSCQEAENSILH